A section of the Kluyveromyces lactis strain NRRL Y-1140 chromosome F complete sequence genome encodes:
- the STE5 gene encoding Ste5p (some similarities with uniprot|P32917 Saccharomyces cerevisiae YDR103W STE5 Scaffold protein that in response to pheromone shuttles from the nucleus to the plasma membrane and assembles kinases Ste11p Ste7p and Fus3p into a specific signaling complex active oligomeric form interacts with Ste4p-Ste18p complex), translating into MSRGNTSSMNSQDILFQLTNVGSSPVPKLDTGSTSGSNTSSPRRWTELFSKKRVKTPSVGTPSTASSMISSFYDSSPIRPVSKQHPKHLLVDPIMPPPPIMLSPIGHETLGKKPTRKNGNKSWKNERCCICGDLCSFKGSNEKVIPLECNHMCHEDCLMVSLRPLPHKSNLYDALPKCDICSMSCIPGQEDMRQKVRSHLLTLPDDGESVGLEPYNPQENYERIKLCDADLLPKHSGNDETFPHLQTTRTTARNNDIRLSFAFSLKPGKTVTPSLRDSIRLHRSRSIKRRSNFRGSTVSGLSSIVSSSSKDDCQLPSLHVQRQYFIQAFLNSFSEVKPWEIDAKYGLLRLIDNFLISLDGINFQHQVCYLFSEYLLVCRPSPATSANVLQFSSYRCFQLNNPPELDLLDATTLESKSRSGERILIKPYGLDTKALEKWITALFDLTLPFGNYDFTSIKVPEFVACIPSTNDTGTIIVRRQSTLNETLIPKTIRDSSVLTSISSILSIKRATPNELNLVLQLDKRKTNEDNIVSIKNVILALTWKFSTFNCCIVDVEGMVINCGTANDVLNSLAGPIKSNGNQPFSPDLLHQLWYRQKQKICKNVGVVVLSNSSMENGKSCLFSDYRIFADAGKRHPNELKIKVGFLNVDYSDNIKELVEIQDWNELLEAVAYSFNLSFDDDLDSSDCVSTSSSDFEVDSVPDKNRTFRLSSPISWENHVQADLTGSMNGISESIEDRQSNHMYDYL; encoded by the coding sequence ATGTCTAGAGGTAATACATCATCAATGAATTCTCAGGATATCTTATTTCAATTGACTAATGTGGGATCCTCCCCGGTGCCTAAACTGGATACAGGATCCACTTCAGGGTCCAATACCTCATCGCCAAGAAGATGGACAGAGCTTTTTTCTAAGAAGAGAGTGAAGACGCCTTCAGTTGGTACTCCATCGACTGCATCATCCATGATATCTTCCTTCTATGATAGTTCTCCCATAAGACCAGTGTCAAAACAGCATCCTAAGCACCTCCTGGTAGATCCGATCATGCCGCCTCCACCCATAATGCTCTCTCCCATTGGACATGAGACCTTAGGAAAGAAGCCCACTCGAAAAAATGGTAATAAGTCTTGGAAAAATGAGAGATGTTGCATATGCGGAGATCTTTGTTCGTTCAAGGGTTCTAATGAGAAGGTAATCCCTTTGGAGTGTAACCATATGTGTCATGAAGATTGTTTAATGGTGAGTTTACGACCTCTTCCTCATAAATCAAACCTGTATGATGCCTTGCCGAAATGCGACATCTGTAGTATGTCATGCATACCGGGACAGGAAGATATGCGACAGAAGGTAAGGTCACACTTGTTAACCTTACCTGATGACGGTGAAAGTGTTGGACTCGAACCGTATAATCCTCAAGAAAACTACGAGCGGATAAAATTGTGCGATGCAGACCTCTTACCCAAGCACTCAGGTAATGATGAAACGTTTCCACATTTGCAGACTACTAGAACAACTGCAAGAAATAACGATATCAGGTTATCTTTtgcattttctttgaaaccAGGGAAAACGGTTACTCCATCTCTTCGAGATTCCATCCGTTTGCATAGGAGTCGCAGtataaaaagaagatccaaCTTCAGAGGAAGTACGGTTTCTGGCTTGTCGTCCATCGTATCATCTTCCTCGAAAGATGACTGTCAACTGCCTTCTTTGCACGTTCAAAGGCAGTATTTCATTCAAGCGTTTTTGAATAGTTTTAGCGAAGTCAAGCCTTGGGAAATTGATGCTAAATATGGACTCTTACGATTGATAgataattttttgatatcattaGATGGCATAAATTTCCAACACCAGGTTTGCTACCTATTTTCGGAATATTTACTAGTATGTCGACCATCTCCTGCTACTTCGGCaaatgttcttcaattctcGAGCTACCGTTGtttccaattgaataatCCTCCTGAACTAGATTTATTAGATGCAACTACtcttgaatcaaaatctCGTTCTGGGGAAAGAATTCTTATTAAACCTTATGGGTTGGATACAAAAGCTTTAGAAAAATGGATAACAGCTCTATTTGATCTTACTTTGCCGTTCGGAAATTATGATTTCACTTCGATCAAGGTTCCCGAATTTGTGGCTTGCATTCCTAGCACCAATGATACAGGTACAATCATTGTCAGACGACAGAGTACCTTAAATGAAACCCTTATCCCTAAAACAATTCGAGATTCATCCGTGTTAACCTCAATATCATCCATTTTGTCCATCAAAAGAGCAACACCAAATGAATTAAATTTGGTGTTGCAATTagataaaagaaagactAATGAAGATAATATCGTCTCGATCAAGAACGTCATTTTAGCTTTGACTTGGAAGTTTTCTACTTTTAACTGCTgtattgttgatgttgaaggAATGGTCATCAATTGCGGAACTGCTAACGATGTTCTCAATTCGTTGGCTGGTCCGATAAAAAGTAATGGTAATCAACCATTCTCTCCAGATCTTTTACACCAATTATGGTATCGGcaaaaacagaaaatatgCAAAAATGTTGGGGTTGTTGTTTTATCAAACTCATCCATGGAGAATGGTAAATCATGTCTTTTTAGCGATTATCGAATATTCGCTGATGCAGGCAAACGGCATCCAAATGaattaaaaataaaagtagGCTTTCTGAATGTAGATTATAGTgataatatcaaagaacTCGTTGAAATTCAGGACTGGAACGAATTGCTTGAAGCTGTTGCCTATAGTTTTAATTTGAgctttgatgatgatttagaTAGTAGTGACTGTGTCAGTACCTCCTCTAGTGATTTTGAAGTGGATTCAGTTCCAGATAAGAATAGAACATTCCGGCTTTCATCACCTATATCCTGGGAAAATCACGTACAGGCTGACTTGACAGGATCTATGAATGGTATTAGTGAATCTATTGAAGACCGGCAATCAAATCATATGTACGACTATTTATAA
- the SPO71 gene encoding Spo71p (similar to uniprot|Q03868 Saccharomyces cerevisiae YDR104C SPO71 Meiosis-specific protein of unknown function required for spore wall formation during sporulation dispensable for both nuclear divisions during meiosis), with protein sequence MDERIKVLIDIVLDDDRFLQYIRENAGLGESAMKKIEIPKHSFTSHQLTYCSAVEISQSHRSVLIGGIPQIWNLQHSYNIFTIFERLTDVRLRNRIKYVYEKGRGKETRFIHWRQYHSADKNKAFDENVKPSKLVTVYDDDDNDEDDGEASLQNGSLNSPSVVQQSPSGLTSDAHRGNDADVMHFEDPLIGHDGESTVNSDLEEQSLEYNEAPTDFSVLDDNETRSLDVRTYTLNKENANQRLIFRHPTRQTFRSFTSRRSSLNSKDPLKILKPIPQPITREEQTRINNSHAHYTPFKAIGKKISAVVPDAHFGSFWEKPSPEHNRITLDSTKIGKIIKMEKMIVMVKQALTARVIPPHFSEDEPVDTRIYERWKEYFVVARGTGNPDAPVRLQLYTSRKIKPIVTKDRKPWHCKIQFDLDKKCLVEFYNSLDKSICIVKQDDLLTQEMRFADNAKTKTATSKKQFSPLKIFIFRCDNLLSSSRWLVFLRSSIGPAAQPCDIDIHIPIVNLSLNVDLPEIIRRKLAKKAAEEEEVMKIFQLENGYRVAQLPILRYLKLVIRETLIQLGYLHEVKKWDASNILMGLCWKHYDRIEWSYGNQTDLLYGTFVLRKSHIFEYRRLKTYPRSIQKPIDNHTDTVKVINEPSPIEGFLSENNIVFSDKNEYKLSHPYFKLSYWFTSNGLFFRTRSVKATPPLPEDDVIDPFGVVLDKARLDDLIETMPRVYEDNPYPLDENGHFAWLNENITTAEFESHDARASRSFLRKISLILKADNCIDLTRCTDIKLLDASGFNIKTMKIWNEANNMVWKNSQTLEATKSSIIELVIGKNVSKLLMAPDPETCQEWLSRLREIAFYWKRRLAADRQLLWDLKIKNLNTFNITELQEKHISAFVPKWMTELSTTNDHIYNVSAHALSRPIIHQGLIYHKSRKHSVFNKHFMVLIPGFIMLYHCFDRSIRGYAKDSTKYRHFLTIPIEKCYLYSGALSEQELLDRDKDFNSINPGSHSLSRVYADGWKSMDEESSRTFVMWFPNKRIMLSSVITPETPDSSKFHVVDKLGVSGKSMIFMCRSRQERDLWMVKIYDELERVKML encoded by the coding sequence ATGGACGAAAGAATTAAGGTTCTAATAGATATTGTATTGGATGATGATAGATTCTTACAATACATCAGGGAAAATGCAGGTCTCGGGGAATCTGCGATGAAAAAGATCGAGATCCCCAAGCACTCATTCACCTCCCACCAGCTAACTTATTGCTCTGCTGTGGAGATTTCACAAAGTCATCGATCCGTCCTAATAGGTGGAATTCCACAAATATGGAATCTTCAGCATTCATATAACATCTTCACGATCTTTGAGAGGCTGACTGATGTACGATTGCGAAACAGAATAAAATACGTTTACGAGAAAGGTAGAGGTAAGGAGACAAGATTCATACATTGGAGGCAGTATCATTCCGCAGATAAGAACAAAGCTTTCGATGAAAACGTTAAACCCTCTAAACTTGTCACTGTttatgatgatgatgataatgacgAAGACGACGGCGAAGCGTCATTACAGAATGGAAGCTTGAATTCACCTAGTGTAGTGCAGCAAAGTCCATCAGGGCTAACCAGTGATGCGCATCGTGGAAATGATGCTGATGTAATGCATTTTGAGGATCCGTTAATTGGCCATGATGGAGAAAGCACAGTAAATTCGgatcttgaagaacaatCTCTCGAGTACAATGAAGCACCTACCGATTTTTCTGTACTAGACGACAATGAAACAAGATCTTTAGATGTAAGGACCTACACActaaacaaagaaaatgctaACCAACGTCTTATTTTCAGACATCCAACGAGACAGACATTCCGATCTTTTACGTCGAGAAGAAGTTCACTCAACAGTAAAGATCCACTTAAAATACTAAAGCCGATTCCTCAACCGATTACTCGAGAGGAGCAGACAAGAATCAATAATTCGCATGCACATTATACCCCTTTCAAAGCTATTGGCAAAAAGATTAGTGCCGTGGTACCAGACGCTCATTTCGGGAGTTTTTGGGAAAAACCCTCCCCAGAACATAATAGAATCACTTTAGATAGTACTAAAATTGGGAAAATCATCAAGATGGAAAAGATGATTGTTATGGTTAAGCAAGCTTTAACTGCCAGAGTAATTCCCCCTCATTTCTCCGAAGATGAACCAGTAGATACTAGAATTTATGAACGATGGAAAGAGTATTTCGTTGTAGCTAGAGGGACGGGAAACCCGGATGCTCCAGTAAGGCTACAACTTTAcacttcaagaaaaattaaaCCAATAGTAACAAAGGATAGAAAACCATGGCATTGCAAGATTCAGTTTGATTTAGATAAGAAATGCCTTGTTGAATTTTATAATTCTTTGGACAAAAGTATTTGCATTGTCAAACAAGATGACCTATTAACACAAGAAATGAGGTTTGCGGATAATGCAAAAACGAAAACAGCAACATCgaagaaacaattttcccctttgaaaattttcataTTCCGATGTGATAATCTATTATCATCTAGTAGGTGGTTGGTATTTTTGAGATCCAGCATTGGTCCTGCAGCACAACCTTGTGACATTGACATCCATATTCCAATAGTAAATTTATCACTAAATGTAGATCTCCCAGAAATAATAAGAAGGAAATTAGCAAAGAAGGCGGCAGAAGAGGAGGAagtgatgaaaatattccAACTAGAAAATGGATACCGTGTAGCACAACTTCCAATATTAAGATATTTGAAGCTAGTTATACGTGAGACGCTTATACAACTTGGATATTTACATGAGGTTAAAAAATGGGATGCTTCCAATATACTAATGGGACTATGTTGGAAACATTACGATAGGATTGAATGGTCTTACGGCAATCAAACTGATTTGTTGTACGGAACATTTGTTTTGAGAAAATCTCacatatttgaatatcgTAGGCTTAAAACTTACCCCAGATCCATACAGAAACCCATCGATAATCACACTGATACCGTTAAGGTCATTAATGAGCCCTCGCCAATTGAGGGTTTTTTATCTGAAAACAATATTGTTTTCAGCGATAAAAATGAATATAAACTCTCACATCCCTATTTTAAGCTTTCCTACTGGTTCACTTCAAACGGGCTCTTTTTTAGGACTAGATCCGTTAAGGCTACACCACCACTACCGGAAGATGACGTAATCGATCCATTCGGAGTAGTATTAGATAAAGCCAGGCTAGATGACTTAATTGAAACCATGCCTAGAGTGTACGAAGATAATCCATATCCATTAGATGAGAATGGTCATTTCGCTTGGTTAAACGAGAATATAACAACTGCGGAATTTGAAAGTCACGACGCAAGAGCTAGTAGATCATTCCTGAGAAAAATATCACTAATACTCAAAGCGGATAATTGCATTGACTTGACTCGTTGTACAGATATCAAGCTTTTAGATGCATCGGGCTTCAATATTAAGACCATGAAAATATGGAATGAAGCAAATAATATGGTATGGAAGAATAGTCAAACACTTGAAGCAACGAAGTCTTCTATTATAGAGTTAGTAATTGGTAAAAATGTCAGTAAACTACTCATGGCGCCTGATCCGGAGACATGTCAAGAGTGGTTATCACGACTACGTGAAATAGCCTTCTACTGGAAGCGAAGACTAGCTGCTGATCGACAGCTTCTCTGggatttgaaaataaagaatctCAACACCTTCAATATAACTGAACTTCAGGAAAAGCACATATCTGCATTTGTTCCGAAATGGATGACAGAattatcaacaacaaaCGATCATATTTACAACGTCAGCGCTCATGCTTTGTCGCGTCCTATAATACACCAAGGATTAATTTATCATAAATCCAGAAAACATTCAGTATTCAACAAGCATTTCATGGTGTTGATTCCTGGGTTTATAATGTTGTACCACTGTTTCGATAGATCCATAAGGGGCTACGCGAAAGATTCGACAAAGTATAGACATTTTTTAACGATTCCGATAGAGAAATGCTATCTATATTCAGGTGCCCTCAGTGAACAGGAACTCTTGGACCGAGACAAAGACTTTAACTCTATTAATCCAGGTTCTCATAGTCTCTCAAGAGTGTATGCTGACGGATGGAAAAGCATGGATGAAGAGAGTAGTAGGACTTTTGTTATGTGGTTTCCAAACAAAAGGATAATGTTAAGTTCAGTAATAACACCAGAAACTCCGGactcttcaaaatttcacGTTGTTGATAAACTTGGAGTCTCGGGAAAATCGATGATTTTTATGTGTCGATCCAGGCAAGAGAGAGATTTGTGGATGGTAAAAATATATGATGAATTAGAGAGAGTGAAAATGTTATAA
- the ECM4 gene encoding S-glutathionyl-(chloro)hydroquinone reductase (similar to uniprot|P36156 Saccharomyces cerevisiae YKR076W), translating to MSKKFASEDGSFKRQVSSFRETISSTHPIYKPEKGRYWLYVSLACPWAHRTLITRVLKGLTSVIGISVVHWHMDEKGWRFLPYNESNKTDGKESYKPSAGLKCEKDLCVSADVDNHSIKYGIDGTIDHNYHFQRISELYFKSEPEYAARFTVPVLWDLKTQTIVNNESSEIIRIFNSGVFNEVADSHPDIDLVPKELESQIDEINSWVYDSINNGVYKTGFAEKQDIYEKEVLNVFKHLDKVEGILKKRYETLKSTHSSEEEIVKKLYLLGDQLTEADLRLYPTIVRFDPVYVQHFKTNLNTIRSGYPYIHLWLRNLYWNYEAFQETTNFNHIKWHYTRSHTKINPLSITPLGPSPNILPL from the coding sequence ATGTCGAAGAAGTTTGCCAGTGAAGACGGTTCATTTAAGAGACAAGTCTCCTCCTTCAGAGAAACCATTTCTTCCACCCATCCCATCTACAAGCCTGAAAAGGGAAGATATTGGCTATATGTCTCTTTAGCGTGTCCTTGGGCTCACCGCACCTTGATTACCAGGGTCTTGAAGGGATTAACGTCCGTTATTGGTATCAGTGTTGTGCATTGGCACATGGATGAGAAAGGATGGAGGTTTTTACCATATAATGAATCGAATAAAACCGATGGAAAGGAATCGTACAAACCATCCGCAGGTCTCAAATGTGAAAAGGATCTCTGTGTCAGCGCTGATGTAGATAATCACTCTATCAAATACGGCATTGACGGTACCATCGATCACAATTACCATTTCCAAAGAATTAGCGAATTGTACTTCAAGAGTGAACCGGAATATGCAGCCAGATTCACTGTGCCCGTTCTATGGGACTTGAAGACCCAAACCATAGTTAACAATGAAAGTTCTGAGATTATTAGAATTTTCAACAGTGGTGTTTTCAATGAAGTGGCAGATTCTCATCCAGACATCGATTTGgttccaaaagaattagaatCTCAAATCGATGAGATCAACTCCTGGGTCTACGACTCCATCAATAATGGTGTTTACAAGACCGGGTTTGCTGAGAAACAGGACATCTACGAGAAGGAAGTATTGAATGTGTTCAAACATTTGGATAAGGTGGAAGGCATACTAAAGAAAAGGTAcgaaactttgaaatctACTCATTCTTCTGAGGAGGAAATTGTAAAGAAACTATACCTATTAGGAGATCAATTAACTGAGGCTGACTTGAGATTATATCCTACCATTGTAAGATTTGACCCTGTATACGTTCAGCATTTCAAAACCAATTTGAACACTATTCGCTCGGGGTACCCTTACATCCATTTGTGGCTCAGAAACTTATATTGGAACTACGAAGCTTTCCAAGAAACTACCAATTTCAACCACATCAAATGGCATTACACTAGATCCCATACTAAAATCAACCCATTATCAATTACCCCATTAGGTCCCTCTCCAAACATCTTGCCATTATAA
- the TVP15 gene encoding Tvp15p (weakly similar to uniprot|Q03860 Saccharomyces cerevisiae YDR100W TVP15 Tlg2-Vesicle Protein of 15 kDa; integral membrane vesicle protein), giving the protein MSDSQILNLYRFACIGFSAVLTLLFLTQAIFNILPLDIFVGSLIGLGLSILLGVLEFRELPLLDKYASFYYTYAGRGALFTLLYALLKYDGVFSIIVGVLLWPMALVHLFLHLNPDVGEPTYFKTTNIALSANDDEQDIV; this is encoded by the coding sequence ATGTCAGACTCACAAATTTTGAACCTTTACAGATTCGCATGTATCGGATTCTCTGCTGTATTGACCTTATTGTTTTTGACCCAAGCGATCTTTAATATCCTACCTTTGGACATTTTTGTTGGAAGTTTGATTGGATTAGGGTTATCTATCTTACTCGGTGTGCTTGAATTCAGGGAATTGCCGTTACTCGATAAGTATGCCTCTTTCTACTACACTTATGCAGGCAGGGGAGCCTTATTCACTTTATTATACGcacttttgaaatatgatgGTGTCTTCAGTATCATTGTGGGTGTCCTTTTGTGGCCAATGGCATTGGTGCATCTGTTTTTGCATCTAAATCCAGATGTTGGCGAGCCTACTTACTTCAAGACAACTAACATTGCATTGTCTGCTAATGACGATGAACAAGATATCGTCTAA
- the BMH2 gene encoding 14-3-3 family protein BMH2 (highly similar to uniprot|P29311 Saccharomyces cerevisiae YER177W BMH1 14-3-3 protein major isoform binds proteins and DNA involved in regulation of many processes including exocytosis and vesicle transport Ras/MAPK signaling during pseudohyphal development rapamycin-sensitive signaling and others) codes for MSLSREDSVYLAKLAEQAERYEEMVENMKNVASSGQELSVEERNLLSVAYKNVIGARRASWRIVSSIEQKEEAKEKSEHQVQLIRTYRSKIESELTKICDDILSVLDTHLIPSATTGESKVFYYKMKGDYHRYLAEFSSGDVRESATQASLEAYKEASDIATTELPPTHPIRLGLALNFSVFYYEIQNSPDKACHLAKQAFDDAIAELDTLSEESYKDSTLIMQLLRDNLTLWTSDMSETGQEDQPAEGA; via the coding sequence atgtcTTTAAGTCGTGAAGATTCAGTGTATTTAGCCAAATTGGCTGAACAAGCAGAACGTTATGAAGAAATGGTGGAAAACATGAAGAATGTTGCATCTTCTGGTCAAGAATTGTccgttgaagaaagaaacttGTTATCTGTTGCTTACAAGAACGTTATTGGTGCTCGTCGTGCATCCTGGAGAATCGTTTCCtccattgaacaaaaagagGAAGCTAAGGAAAAATCTGAACATCAAGTTCAATTGATCAGAACTTACCGTTCGAAGATCGAATCCGAATTGACTAAGATCTGTGATGATATCTTGTCAGTGTTAGATACTCATTTGATTCCAAGTGCTACAACCGGTGAATCCAAGGTATTCTACTATAAGATGAAGGGTGACTACCACCGTTATCTGGCCGAATTCTCTTCCGGTGACGTTAGAGAAAGTGCTACTCAAGCCTCTTTGGAAGCCTACAAGGAAGCATCCGATATCGCCACCACAGAATTGCCACCAACTCATCCTATCAGATTGGGTTTGGCCTTAAACTTCTCCGTGTTCTATTAcgaaattcaaaattccCCAGACAAGGCTTGTCATTTGGCTAAGCAAGCCTTCGATGACGCTATTGCTGAACTAGATACCTTATCCGAAGAATCATACAAGGACAGTACTTTGATCATGCAATTGTTGAGAGATAACTTGACCTTGTGGACTTCTGATATGTCTGAGACTGGTCAAGAAGACCAACCTGCTGAAGGTGCTTAA